CGGCGCGCAGCAACGTGGGGCTGAGCACCTCGTAGCGATCATCGCCGAGCGGGATGATGAACCCCAGGTCGATCGCCTGCTTGATCATTCGCGAGTCGATCTCGCCGACCTGATCTGCGATCTCCTTCAAGGTCATGACTTCGGAGGGCTCTTCTGCAAACGGCGTGAGCACAAGGTTGCGCAGGTCGCCGATGTTGTCGCCGGTTTCCTCGGCGCGCTCGACCAGGCGTTGAATTGCCGTCAGGTTGAAACCACCCGCCTGCAGCTGCTGAATGAGTTCGAGCCGGGCTATATGGCGGTCGCCGTAATAGCCGATGCGCCCTTGGACGTCTGGGGCGGGGAGCAAGCCGCGGGACTGGTGGGCGCGGATGTTGCGCACCGTCATCCCGGTCTGCTGAGCGAGTTCGTCGATCGTGAGTTGGTCTTTGGTCTCAACCATTGACACGAATCCTATATTCAAGACAGACTTGCATGAAACATGATTCCATGTAACATAGCCACATGACACCCGAACTTTTCACCTCGATCCTTGCTGCAGCTGAAGCTGCCCCGCCAGCCGGAGGCGCCGCTCTCAAGGAAATAGTTATCGCCACGCTTATGGGCGGCGTCGCCTTGGGTGGCGTCGTCCTTCTGGCCTTCGGCCACCGTGCCGGCAGGATCACCTGGCTCCAGACCGCCGGGGACTTTGCGGGCAAACAGCTGAGTCTTCCCGCTTGGGCCGCGCTTCCGCTTGTGGTCTTGACGACCTCCCTGATCGCCGCCGTATTCGGGCTCTACTGGGACGTCTCGCTGCATATCTCGAAGGGCCGCGACGAAGGCCCGCTTGCAAACCCCTCTCACTACTTCATCCTGGTCGGACTTCTGGGGTGCTTCTCGGCCGGAGTGCTGGCGATGACGATGCCCAAGCCCGGCACAAAGCCGAGCCCGTGGGCCGTCAAACTCGCCGAAGGCTGGTACGCGCCCGTCGGCGGCATTCTCATCGCGGTCTCCTCCGCGTTTGGCCTCGCTGGATTTCCGCTTGATGACTTCTGGCACCGCATGTTCGGGCAGGACGTCACGCTCTGGGGACCGACGCACCTGCTGATGCTGACCGGCGCGGGCCTTTGTCTGATCGGGGCGTCCGTACTCCTTGTCGAGGGCGGACTTGCCACCGATCGCAAACGCGGCGACCGCAAATTGACCACTCGCGAGAAGGCTGTTCGCACGGTCCGTCGGTCGGCCTCTGCCGGCGGATTGCTCGTAGCACTCGGCATTTACATGGGTGAGTTCGACTTTGGTATCGCCCAGTTCCAGCAGGTCTTCCACCCATTGATGGTGATGTTTGCCGCAGGCGTCGCGCTCACGTATGCACGATTGAGCATCGGCAGGGGCGGAGCAATTTTTGCCGTGCTGTTTTATCTCTTGGTCCGCGGTCTGCTCACGCTGATCGTCGCCGATGTTTTCGGGCGCCCGACCGCAAACTTCCCGATCTTCATCGGCAGCGCAGTCGCCGTTGAGCTTGCAGCTTTCGCTTTTGGCGCGAAGCTCTTCCAGAAACCAATGCAGTTTGCAATCGCCGCAGGGGCCGCGATCGGCACGCTCGGCCTTGCTACCGAGTGGGCTTGGAGCAATGTCTGGTCGGTCTACCCGTGGGGCAGCGCGCTGATGCCCGAGGGCCTGATCGTTGGACTCATCGCCGCTATCTGCGGCGCTTTCATCGGGGCCTGGATGGCGAACGCGTTGATGCTGCGACCGCGTCCAACCGGCGCTTTGCGCTTTGCCCCAGTCGCTTCCTTGCTGGTGCTGATGGTGATGGTCGGTTACGGCCTCAACCAGTACTCACCCAAAGGCCTCGAGGCTCAGCTCACCAACACGGTGGCCACCCCGCCGCCGGGTGAATCCGGCAAGTGGGTGAACACCGTCGCCAAACTCAATACGACTTATTACGACACCGATCAGAAGTGGGCCAAGTCAATCGCCTGGCAGGGTCCGGGCTTCGTGGTCACCGACTTGAAGCGGATCGGCCCCGGCACCTACGCGACCACCGCGCCAATCCCCGCAAACGGGAAATGGAAGTCGATGCTGCGCTTCCACAAGGGCTCGTCCCTGATGGGCGTCCCGGTTTTCGAGCCGCTCGACGAGGCGATCCCCGCTGCCGAAGTACCCGCGTCACCGCAGGTGACACGCCCACTTCAGCCCGACCGCGTAATCCTTCAGCGCGAGGCGAAGTTTGATGGCGGCTGGCTTCCACTGCTCGGATATTTATTGGTCTTCGCCATCGCGATGCTGCTGCTCTGCCTGCTGGCCTGGGGGATTCAGCGCGTCAGCACGCCGCTCACCGAGCAACAAGGCGCGTCTGACGACAAGGCGGAGGACGCTAGCGAGACTCCGGCCGTTCGCAGCGGTTCCAACGGCCGGCCGTTGACTCCACGCGACGCCTGACATAACTCACGTATTGACCGGTGCGCCCGCCTCGTCCGGGCCGATATATCGAGCACGAGTCAATAGCTGACGTCGGGGACACGCCTGATCTGTCAGCGCAATTTTTGAAAAGGAAATAATGGATTTTCAAACCATGACCTCGCCGTTTGGCGGGGCTGCTGCTCGGCCCGCGGCTCCAGCGCAGCCTCAGACCTGTACACCATTGATCCAGCTACCGGTGCCTCGACCTCGATCGGCACGATCGGCATGGCAGTCACGGGGATGGCCTACCAAGCTTCGACCGGCACGCTCTACGGAGTCACGACACCGAACAGCCCTGTCAACCCGAGGAACTTGATCACGATCGACACAGCGACCGGCACGCCAACCGTGATCGGTCCGCTGCTCAACTCATCCGCAGGGGCTGAAACGATCGCCGAGATCGAGTTCGACGGCTCGGGCGCGCTCTGGGGCTGGAGCGAATCCGGCGACCAGCTCGTTCAAGTAGACACCGCCACCGGCGGAGTGACTGAATTCCCGAACGTCATCGGCACGGCCGGAGACGGAATGGCGTGGATCCTCGGTAGTGACACGCTTTGGTTCATGCCCAATGACTCGGATGGCAATTACTACTCGATCGACCGCAGCACAGGAAACGTCACAAGTATCGGCACCCTGAACGGATCCGGAGCAACAGTTGCGGCCGCCACGCAGTCCTGCGATGGGCTCACCACCTACGCATTGGAGATGGGTGCGCCGTCGACGCTCGTCACCGTTGATTACGCCACGGGCGTGGTTGCCACCGTCGGCGCGACCAGTATGACCAACGGGGACGCGCTCACATGGGCATGCGGTGCCGCAGCGCCGCCAGCTCCGGCAGCGCCAGCCACCACTCCACCGGCTCCGACTGTTACCCCGTTGCCACCGAAGATCTACTCGCTCGGCAACCGCGCGATGGCGTACTGCGCAATCAAAACGGGCAACTGCCGTGTCGGATTCAGGTTCAGCGTCAGTCAGGCCTCAAAAGTGACTCTCCGAATCACGCGCCTCTACGGACGCCGCCAGCCCGCAGAGTGCAAAACAGTGAACACTGAGAACCGCTCAAACACCGTCTGCAAGATCGGCAGACCCACCTACACCCGAACCGTGTCCGCGACGAAGGGGAGCAACAACTACACGTTCCGCCTACCGAGCACGGCGACCCGCGGCCACTACACGGTCACGGCGCGGGCCGTGAACAACAACGGCAGGTCGTCGCTCAAGACGCACGACTTCTCGGTCCCTTGGGGCTGATCAGCGCCCGGCCGTTGACTCCGCGCGACGCTTGAGCGCGGAGTTGAAACTGGCGTGAACCCGGTCGGGCAGCTTATGAAAGGGCCCGACCGGTTTGAACAGGCCGGTGAAGACTTCGTGGTGGCGCAGCACTGTTGTTGACTCATCAAGCTGCTCGATGATGAAGCGGTGGTCGGCGATGAACGCGCCGGGCACGCCGCCCTTCCAGCGCAGTTCCACATTCGGCTCGACGGTAAGGAGAGTCGGGAAGAACGGCACGGTCGCGGGACCAAGCCCAAGCTTGCCCTTCAGCTTCGCGCCCTCTTTGAGCTCGCCGACCATCCCGGGTGTCATCGGATTCCAGGCCGGGAACTCGGCGAAGTCGGTGATGACCTGCCAGACGCGCTCGGGGCTGGCCGTGATTTCGACGAACTGGCTGTTGGCGACGCTCATGCCAGCGGAAGGGTATCTCCGACCCTTCTAGGATCATCCCGGGTCCTTAGCTCAACAGGTAGAGCATCAGGCTTTTAACCTGACGGACAGGGTTCGAGTCCCTGAGGACCCACTTCACTTCAGGACGCCCCTCCTTTCACTCCATCTGGTGGGTGCCGAGTTCAGGTCGGAGAGCGGAGGGTGCGACCTCCAGCGGCTCTCTGGAAACTCTCAGCTTTCCCTCAGCCCCCGCTGACGCCCAAGGGCTTTGATCACCCCATGATCAACTTCCCTTACCTCAAGGCCGAGCTCGCGCGACGCCGAACAAAAACGATTCTGATTTCGATCGGGCTTGCTGTGCCGATCGCGCTCACGATCATGATCGGGGCCTACTCGACTGGACTCTCGAATGCACAGGACGAAGTGCTCGAGCCTCTGGTCGGACTCGGCACCGACATGACCGTGGCCAAAACCTTCACGCCGGGTCAGAGACCTGACGGCGCCGGTCCGCCGCGGATCGGCCTCGACAGTTCGTCGGCCGGCGAGTCCTTCTCGCGTGACGTCTATACGACCGGCTTCAATGGCGAATTCTCGAGCGCGAACGTGACCAACGTCTCCAAGCTCGACGGGGTCAAAAGCGTCGTCGGCGGATTGACCGTCAACAACATCAAGGCCTCGGGGACGGTCCCGTCGGCCGGCTCCGCTCAAACTCCAGGACAGGGCGATCATGCCGAAGGCGGCACCACGGGCCGAGGCGGCGGCTTCAACATCGACAGCCGCACGATCACGGGCATCGATCCGTCAAGCGACCTTGGTCCAGTCTCCAGCGACCAGCTCCAGAAGGGCACGCTGCTCGGCAGCGGCGACGCCAAAGAGGCGCTGCTCACAGCCACATACGCCAAGACCAAGTCCCTGACAGTCGGCGAGACGATCACGCTGGATAACACGAAGTTCAAGATCGTCGGGATCGTGTCGGCTCCCCTCGCAGGATCAAGCTCCGACATCTACGTCAAGCTCGACCAGCTCCAAGGCCTCGCGGACCTCAAGAATAAGGTCAACAAGATCTACGTTCGCGCGACCGACCAGGGTGCCGTCGCAACCGTCAGCAAGGAAATCAAGTCGGAGGTCAACAACGCGACCGTCACTACCAATGCCAGCCTCGCCGGCCAGGTCAGCGGCTCACTTGTGGACGCCAACAAGTTGGTCCAGAAGATGGGCGTTTTCCTGAAGCTGATACTTCTGCTCGCGGCGATCATCATCACGACGATTCTCACGCTCAACGCGGTCAACAAGCGCACGCGTGAGTTCGGGACACTCAAGTCGATCGGCTGGAGCAACGCGCGGTTGATCCGTCAAGTCATGGCCGAGTCACTCTCGACTGGGTTGATCGGCGCGGCTGCCGGTGTGCTGATCGGCGCCGCAGGCATGCTGATCGCGAAGGCCGTCCCGATGACCATGAAAATCAGCGGACAGGCCACTGGCGGCGGAAACGGACCGCCCGGTGGTGACGAAAACATGACCGGCGGACCGCCCGGCATGGCCAGCGCAGCGTCAAACGCCGTAAGCCAGACAATCACCGTTGTCCCATCGATCAGCGTCACAACGATCCTGATCGCAGCCGGAATAGGCGCAACGACTGCGCTCGTCGCAGGCGGACTCGGATCCTTCAAGACATCAAAACTCAGCCCAGTGGAGGCGCTCAAGCATGTCGACTGAAACTCTCAACCAATCAGCCGTTACGGCCCCCCAGGCCACCGGCAACGCCTACGAACTGCTGGCGGTAGGTCGCACCTACGCGACCGAGGCCGGCGGGATCGATGCGGTCAAGAACATCGACCTTGTGATCGGGCGCGGTGAGTATGTCGTGATCGAGGGACCGTCGGGTTCCGGAAAGAGCACTCTGCTCCAACTGATGGGCATGCTCGACCAGCCCACGAAGGGCCGCATCAAGTGCGGCGGCTCGGAAGTCTCCGAACTCTCCGAATCGGAGCTCGCCGAAATGCGCCTGAACAAAGTCGGGTTCATCTTCCAGCAGTTCAACCTGATCCCCACGCTGACGGCGGCGCAGAACGTCGAGATCGCGATGTTCCCAACGGCGCTCACCAAGAGCGAAGCAAAGCAGCGGGCAATCAACCTGCTCGACCAGGTTGGGCTGGCCGACCGCGCCGACCACCACCCAAGTCAGCTTTCAGGTGGTGAGCAACAGCGCGTGGCAATCGCCCGCGCCCTCGCCAATGAACCCGAGATCCTGCTCGCAGACGAGCCGACCGGCAATCTCGACACCGCGACCAGTAGCGAGATCCTCGAGGTCGTTCGGGGACTCTGGGCGGAGGGCTTGACCGTAATAGTGATCACGCACGATCACTCGATCGCCGAAGCGGCGCCGCGCACGTTCACCATGCGCGACGGGGAGATGGTGACCGTGCCGTGAGACGATCAACCGAACAACTCGCTGTCGAGCTCGCCGCGACGCTGGGCACTTCATGGTGATCTCGCAATCCCTTCCGGCCCGCATTCCCAAGCGCGCCTGATCAACGAGTCTCGTAACGGGGGTGCCCACTGGCGACAGAACTCTCAGTGAATTCTCAGGAAACGTACAAGCACGCTTAATCCGAGCGCGCTTATATGTACTGGTAAGCACTGCGGATCCGGTCTGCCTCCTTGAGCGAGCGAGGCCTACCGCGGCGATCAACCTTTGAGCGAGGGGCGATCGCGGCAGACTGCGGTGTTCAGGCGGTTTCGGCACAAGAGGTTTCCCCCTCCCAGCCGGAGCCGCCTTTTCCTTTTGCGGACTTGACTTTCGGCTAGCGGCTAGCGGTTTCGCGGCGCAGGCCCTCGCGGTACGAGCGAGCCTGAATCGCGAGTGCCACAAGGTCTGGATCGCGGGCGGCGCGGCGGTACTCGTCGGAGTCGATGAAACTCGCGGGACGGTCGCTCGGCCGCTCAGTCGCCGACGGTGAAACCGGCTTCTGCTGCTCGATTGGAAGACGCCAATCCATACAAATTGTGTCGGCGTCCTACGGGATTACTTGAGTACGGACTATTCGGGAGAACGCTGCTGCGTGCCGCGCCGGACAAGCACGATCGCCGCGAACTGCAAAGGCAGCCGCGCCCACAGCGCCCAGGCCGGGAACTGCTTGAAGCGATCGGGGTTCAGCGCCATGTTGATGTTCGCCGGGAAGACGGCGATCAACAGTGCGATCAGACCTTGGCCAGCAAGCTTGCGAGTCCCGGGAATCAAAACGCCGACGGCGCCAGTGATCTCCGCGACGCCTGAGATCTGCACGAGCGCCTTTGGGTTGGGCAAGCTCTTGGGGACAATTGCTGTGTAGAACTTCTCGTGGGTGAAGTGCATGATCCCCGACCCGAGAAAGAGCAGCGCAGTGCCGAGGCGTGCCGCGGATGTGGGGTCCTTTGACATCGGCGCGAAGCCTATCCGCTGGTAATCTGCCTGCGATTCACGGCCCGATCGTCTAATGGTTAGGACGTCGGCTTTTCAAGCCGAAAACCGGGGTTCGACTCCCCGTCGGGCTATTGGATCAGGACCGAGAAAAGGCGCCCTCCCAGGGGGCGCCCTTTCTCGTACTGAATTCGACTCGGGGGGAGTCGCGCGGGCTGCTCGGGTGTCCGCGCGTCCGATGTCTGAAGTGAGATTTCAATGCCCGGCCAGTCGGGCCTGCGCAGCGCCTCAACGTGCCAGCGAACTTGCAGGCGAGACGATCCGCCAGACGGCCTCGGTGAGGCCTTCTGCCGCGCGGCGGGCCTGCGCGTCTGTCGCTTCGCGACCCACCATCTGGTGCAGCGCGCGCTCGCCGGTCCAGGCGAGGATTTCGGAGAGGGTAAGCACCATCGGCTCATCAAGTTCGGGGCGGCGTTCTCTGAGCGCGGGCGCGACCGAGGCGGCAACCGCCTGAACGACCGCCTGCCAGGTCTCGCGCGAGTCGGCATCGTACTCGGCCATCTCGATCAGGCTCGAGAGCACGCCGGCGTGGCTGCGCCACAGCTCAACCAGCTCGGCGAAGGTTCCTGCGAGCTCGTCGCGGCCGGCTATCGGATCTGCCAGGAATCCGGCGGCGACACGCTGGAACGCGAACAGCTCGGTCTCTCCCAGCCGTTGGACAAGCTGCCGCTTGTCGGCGAAGTGCAAGTAGAAGGTCGCGCGCGAGACCCCGGACGCCTTGACGATCCGGTTTACGCTCAGGCCAGCGAGCGAAGCCCCGGCGTCGAGCAGTTCGATCGTCCCGTCAAGGATGCGCTGCTCGGTTTCGGCGCGGCGCAGGCGACGGTCGACCTTTCCTCCGGACAAGTCGTTCATCGGGTCTCGGGAGTAAAGCGCACCGGGATCGATTTGTGCTGGTTGAGAAACAGCGACTGGGCGCGCACCGGCTCGCCGGCCAGCTGCATGTCGGGCAGGCGCAGGAGCGTCTGCTCGAGCATCACCTTCAGCTCCAGCCGGGCCAGCGCCGCGCCTAGGCAGAAATGCCTGCCCCCGGCTCCGAACGCCTGATGCTGAACGCGCGAGCGGGAGACGTCGAACTTTTCGGCATCCTCAAACACGCTCTCGTCGCGGTTGCCCGAGATGTACCAGAGCGCGAGCTTGTCGCCCTCCTTGATCTGCTGGCCGTGGAGCACCGTGTCTTTGGTTGCCGTGCGGCGCATGTAGCTGAATGCCGGGAAGCAGCGCAGGCACTCCTCGACTGCGTCTTCGATCCGCTCCGGCTCGTCGCGCAGTAGCTGGCGCTGGTCGGGATTCTGCATCAGCGCGAGCATGCTCTGGCCGTAGACGGCACGGGTGCTGTCATTGCCCGCCGCCATGAGCAGGCCGAACGTGGCGACCATTTCGGCGTCGGTCAGGTGGTCGCCGTCTACTTCCGCGGCCGCGAGCGCCGAGGTCAGATCGTCTGTCGGGTTCTCGCGACGATCGGCGATCAGGGGCAGCACGTACTCAAACGCCTGAGCAACCACGGCCGTGACTTCGTCGAACTGCGGTCGATAGTCCGGGTCCTCGTAGCCGAGGATGATGTTCGACCAGTCGACGAGCTGGACGTCGTCCGACTCGGGCGTGCCGAGCAGCGAGCCGATCACGCGCGCCGTGACGTGCGCGCCCACGTCTTTCACCAGATCGCACTCGCCACGCCTGGCGACTCCGTCGATCGCGTGGTCGGTGATCGCGCGAATGACCTCGGTGTGCGCAGCTATCCGACGCGGCGTGAAGGCCTGCTGGAAGAGCGCCTTCATGCGGTCGTGCTTGGGCGGGTCCATCGCGATCGGCTGCATGCGCATGAGGTCAAGCGGCACGCCGATGTCGTCGAGCAGCATGATCCCGCCGCGCTCAGACGAGAAGGTCTCGAAGTCCATGCTGACCGTGCGTAGGTCCTCGTGGCGGACGACAGACCAGAAGCCGGCCTCCTCGGGGAACTGCGAGATCTGTGAGAAGTGCATCGGGCGTTCAGCGCGCAGCTGGGCGAAGACTTCGTAAGGCGGATCTTTGCGCCAGAGGGCGTGATCGCTGAGGTCGATTGAGGAGAGGTCTGGCACGGTGGCAGTCGTATTCATGTCGCCACCATACCAGATAGATAGACAGTCTGTCTACCTATATTCGCCGCGGCGGGCGGTGTCGTGCGGTCGATCCGGACCGACGCCTCGCGGCGGACCCTGGGCACCCACTCAAGCCAACGCGGCGTTCGGGGTCTTCGCCGAACTGCATCATCATTTGAGAACCCGCTCTCTCGTGCCTCGCGAATACGCGAGAGGATGAACACGTGGTAGTCCATCGACAGCCCGAAGAGCACGACAAACCGGAACAGCGGTAGGAACGGGATGATCGCGCCGTTGGGCGTGAAGCCGAGGAGTTCGTGGCCCCAACCGCGCTGGAAAATCGTCAAATACGGCTCTTGGGTCGATTGCCATGAGTGCATCATCGCCGAACCCCCCGCAGAATCCAATACGGGGAGCTGGCGAATGCAGAGGGGGATAACCCGAAAGCTGCTGTTACTGGCCGTGGCCGAAACGCACGTCCGGCAGCACGGCGCCGGCCCAACGCGGCAGATACCAGGCCCATTTGCCCATCACCCGCAGTAACACCGGCATAAGCAGCAGCCTGATCAGCATCGTGTCAAGCAGCACCGCGATACCGAGAATCACGCCCATCTCTTTCGGTGGGAGGGGGCCGGAGATCGCGAAGGTGAAGAACACCGCGACCATCACGGCGCCCGCGGCGAAGATCACGCGGCCCGAGTGGGCGACGCCTCCGACCATCGCTTCCTTGGGGTCGTGGCTGCGGTCCCAGTGTTCCTTGGCGCTCGAAAGCAGAAACACCGTGTAGTCCATCGAGATCGCGAACATCATCGCGAAGAAGAACACCGGGCCCCAGGCGTCAAGGAATCCCTGCGGATCAAAGCCCAGCACTCCGCTCAACGCGCCGTCCTGGAAGATCAGCTTGGCGACGCCGAACGCGGCGCCGGCGGCGAGGAGGTTTGTCAGCACGCCAGCTGCCGCCAGAAGCGGAGCGCGTAACGCAACCAACAGCAGTAGGAATCCGAGCGCCAGTACCACGCCGATCACCAGCCACGTCTTGTCGGCGAGTGCCGACTCGAGGTCGTGGTTTTCCGCAACCACGCCGCCGATCAAAGCGCCCGTGGGCAGCTCAGCTCGCAGGCGATCGATTGTCGGACCGATCGTCGGTGACGACGGGTCGGCGGTCGGCACCGCGTTGTACATCGTGTAGCCACCACTGGTTCCTGCAGGTGCAACCGCCGCGATCCCCTGGTCGGACTTGAGGACCACAGAACTCTGAGCTGCGCCCGAGTTCGGCACGACCACCTGCATCGTCCCTGCCGCGCCTGGACCGAGCGCATTTGAGACCTTCTCGTAACCGACGCGCGACTGGTCGCCTTCGGGCACGACCTTGATGGACGGCATTGCCGTATTCAGGTTCAGTACCGGCAGCGCCAACGCCACGAGGATCGCAACTGCCGCTCCACCGAACGCCCACGGATGACGCCAGAGCCGCTCAGCCCAGGCCGCAAACGTCGGCGAGCGGTGCTCGCCGCTCTGGCCCCAGGGCAGTGCGAGCTTGTCCACCTTCGATCCGAGCCGCGCGAGTACGGCTGGCAGCAACGTCATCGTTGCGGCGAGGATGAACAACACGGCAAGCATGATTCCGAGACTCATCGAACGGAAGGCCGGGCTCGGAACGAGCATCACGGCAGACAACGAGATGAGCACCGTCGCGCCCGAGAACAGCACCGCCTTTCCTGCCGTGTCCATCGTCGCGGCGGTCGCGTCTCGTGGCGTCATTCCCGCGCCGAACAGCGCGGCGCGGTAGCGGTGCACCATGAACAGCGCGTAGTCGATACCGAGCGCCAGCGCGAACATCAGCGCAAAGTTCATCGCCCAGATCGACACCGGCGACACCTTGGTGACCAGATACAGCGATCCCGCCGCGGCGACGAGCGAAATGATCGTCAACATCAGCGGCAACCCGGCCGCGACAAGCGAGCCGAAGGCAAACAACAGGATCAGCAGCGTGACCGGCCAGGAGATCAGCTCGGATTTCATCATTGCGTCGCGATTGGCGACGTTGAAGTCGGACCACATACCGGGCGCGCCAGTGAGGTAGGCGTTCACGTCGCCCGATCCAGTCGCGGCGATCCCCTCTTTCAGCCGGTCGGCCGCGCGAACCATTTCATTGCTGTCTCGAGCGGCGCCCGCCTGAACAACGGCAGTCTTTCCGTCCTTGGAGATCGTCACGCCCGTGCGCGGGGCGGCGACGGTCGTCACCGCAGGATCCGCGTTGAGTTGTTCAGTCACCGAGGCGACCGTCTGCTCGAACTGCGGAGCGGAAGCGTTCAGCGTGTCGGAGGCAACCACGACCATCAGGCCGTAACCGCCGAACCCGCCGAAGTCGCGGTCCACAACGTCGCGGGCGGCGACCGATTCAGAACCAGACGCCTCCCAACCAGCACCCGAAAGCGCGTCCTCGACCCGCGGTGCGAAGAACCCAAGGACGACGATCAGCAGGACCCATACGACCAGAACCGCACGGAAGTGGTCGGACATATAGGCGCCAAAGCGCCCGATCGACCCGAACTGGGGTGAGGTTTCGACTGAGGTCATTGGGATGACCCCTTGGCACACGCCGGCTCTGCGCTTGTGAATTGGCGCAGGATCAGTGAGGCGCCACAGAAGCCGACGCTCGCGTAAAGCAGCTGGTTCACGCCGACAAAGCCAGTGAGCAGCAGGAACCACGGCGAAACGAGTGCGGCGAGCGCCGTGGCGACCAGAAGGACGATTCCGGCGAGCAGGAACAGCAGTCGCTCGAGCGGCCAGGCGCCGCCCCAGGTCTGGCCAGCTTGCTCTTTGCAGGTTGAATCAGCGTATTGAATGACAGACATGGCGTGCGGTTCCCCCTTAGAGGATCGAGGCGTGAAGTAACAACACTATACAACTTTACAGTTGTATATGCGTTATGCTGGTTCAACGATCCGCTACCGACAGGAATACGATCTGAAAATGGCCGCCGGGAACACAACTGAGTTTGACCTCAACGACCCATTGATCGATCTCGTCGCAGAGCGCTTTCGGGTGCTTGGCGAGCCGATGCGCCTTCGTCTGTTGAACGCGCTCCGAGCGGGTGACGCGTCAGTCGGCGAATTGCGCGACGCGCTCGGCGCGTCCCAACAGAACGTGTCAAAGCACCTTGCGATTCTGCACCAGTCAGGGATGGTCGCCCGCTCGAAATCCGGCAACCAGACCAGATACCGGATCTCCGACGAAAGCGTCTTCGAGCTCTGCGATCTCGTCTGCGGCGGCGTGCGCGAACGGGTCGACATGCTCGATTCGATCCTGCGATCGAGCGGCGCGGCTTAACCCCACCTGAATCTGTTGCAGGCCGGGATCGAACGTGCCGGTTTTATGATTGAGGCATGAACAACTTGACCCTATGGCTCGTGCTCGCAGGCGTTCCCCTGATCTTCGGGCTGCTCGCCCAGCTGAGCGTGAAGCGCACCTTCGCGAAGTACAGCGAGATCCCCACAGCCAATGGCATGAGCGGCGCCGACGCGGCCGCCGCAGTGCTGCGTTACTCGGGTCTCCCCGGTCTCACGATCAACCCGATCGACGGTCAACTCACCGACCACTACGACCCGCGCAACAAGACCCTCAATCTATCGGCCGATGTCGGCCAGGCTCGCAGCGTCGCCGCGATCGGCGTAGCCGCCCACGAGGCTGGCCACGCGATCCAGGACGCCAAGGGTTACTGGCCGATGACCGTCCGCCAAACACTCGTGCCTGCTGCCAACTTCGGCGGCTCGCTCTGGTTCCTGCCGGTCTTCGCTGGGTTCATCCTGCAGTCAACCGGGCTGGTCACGATCGGGCTGGTGCTGTTTGCCGCGGTGGTGCTCTTCCAGCTGGTCACCCTGCCGGTCGAGTTCGACGCGTCACACCGCGCGCTCGTGGCGCTCGAAGAGAACAACCTCCTTGCAGGTGGCGAGATCGATGGAGCCCGCGCCGTCCTGCGCGCCGCTTCGCTGACCTACATCGCCGGCTTCGTCGCCGCGCTCGGTCAGCTGATCTACTTCTTCATCGCCAGCCGCGGCTAGCTAGAGAATCTTCACCGGCGTGCCCGGTGGCGCGAGCTTGAAAAGCT
This genomic interval from Solirubrobacterales bacterium contains the following:
- a CDS encoding SRPBCC domain-containing protein, translating into MSVANSQFVEITASPERVWQVITDFAEFPAWNPMTPGMVGELKEGAKLKGKLGLGPATVPFFPTLLTVEPNVELRWKGGVPGAFIADHRFIIEQLDESTTVLRHHEVFTGLFKPVGPFHKLPDRVHASFNSALKRRAESTAGR
- a CDS encoding cytochrome P450 is translated as MNTTATVPDLSSIDLSDHALWRKDPPYEVFAQLRAERPMHFSQISQFPEEAGFWSVVRHEDLRTVSMDFETFSSERGGIMLLDDIGVPLDLMRMQPIAMDPPKHDRMKALFQQAFTPRRIAAHTEVIRAITDHAIDGVARRGECDLVKDVGAHVTARVIGSLLGTPESDDVQLVDWSNIILGYEDPDYRPQFDEVTAVVAQAFEYVLPLIADRRENPTDDLTSALAAAEVDGDHLTDAEMVATFGLLMAAGNDSTRAVYGQSMLALMQNPDQRQLLRDEPERIEDAVEECLRCFPAFSYMRRTATKDTVLHGQQIKEGDKLALWYISGNRDESVFEDAEKFDVSRSRVQHQAFGAGGRHFCLGAALARLELKVMLEQTLLRLPDMQLAGEPVRAQSLFLNQHKSIPVRFTPETR
- a CDS encoding ABC transporter ATP-binding protein, yielding MSTETLNQSAVTAPQATGNAYELLAVGRTYATEAGGIDAVKNIDLVIGRGEYVVIEGPSGSGKSTLLQLMGMLDQPTKGRIKCGGSEVSELSESELAEMRLNKVGFIFQQFNLIPTLTAAQNVEIAMFPTALTKSEAKQRAINLLDQVGLADRADHHPSQLSGGEQQRVAIARALANEPEILLADEPTGNLDTATSSEILEVVRGLWAEGLTVIVITHDHSIAEAAPRTFTMRDGEMVTVP
- a CDS encoding ABC transporter permease, whose amino-acid sequence is MINFPYLKAELARRRTKTILISIGLAVPIALTIMIGAYSTGLSNAQDEVLEPLVGLGTDMTVAKTFTPGQRPDGAGPPRIGLDSSSAGESFSRDVYTTGFNGEFSSANVTNVSKLDGVKSVVGGLTVNNIKASGTVPSAGSAQTPGQGDHAEGGTTGRGGGFNIDSRTITGIDPSSDLGPVSSDQLQKGTLLGSGDAKEALLTATYAKTKSLTVGETITLDNTKFKIVGIVSAPLAGSSSDIYVKLDQLQGLADLKNKVNKIYVRATDQGAVATVSKEIKSEVNNATVTTNASLAGQVSGSLVDANKLVQKMGVFLKLILLLAAIIITTILTLNAVNKRTREFGTLKSIGWSNARLIRQVMAESLSTGLIGAAAGVLIGAAGMLIAKAVPMTMKISGQATGGGNGPPGGDENMTGGPPGMASAASNAVSQTITVVPSISVTTILIAAGIGATTALVAGGLGSFKTSKLSPVEALKHVD
- a CDS encoding DoxX family protein; this encodes MSKDPTSAARLGTALLFLGSGIMHFTHEKFYTAIVPKSLPNPKALVQISGVAEITGAVGVLIPGTRKLAGQGLIALLIAVFPANINMALNPDRFKQFPAWALWARLPLQFAAIVLVRRGTQQRSPE
- a CDS encoding TetR/AcrR family transcriptional regulator, with product MNDLSGGKVDRRLRRAETEQRILDGTIELLDAGASLAGLSVNRIVKASGVSRATFYLHFADKRQLVQRLGETELFAFQRVAAGFLADPIAGRDELAGTFAELVELWRSHAGVLSSLIEMAEYDADSRETWQAVVQAVAASVAPALRERRPELDEPMVLTLSEILAWTGERALHQMVGREATDAQARRAAEGLTEAVWRIVSPASSLAR
- a CDS encoding MerR family transcriptional regulator codes for the protein MVETKDQLTIDELAQQTGMTVRNIRAHQSRGLLPAPDVQGRIGYYGDRHIARLELIQQLQAGGFNLTAIQRLVERAEETGDNIGDLRNLVLTPFAEEPSEVMTLKEIADQVGEIDSRMIKQAIDLGFIIPLGDDRYEVLSPTLLRAGISALELGVPVDTLFDVFKKVNDHTRAIAEVFTKMVDTGVVRPQEKAGLPPESFPKVVEAIEGLRPLATETVMASFRVNMDTAAEEAFGKILQRIAKEDLRLNGTKKPEKEPKEKKSSGRRRNR